The Ptiloglossa arizonensis isolate GNS036 chromosome 4, iyPtiAriz1_principal, whole genome shotgun sequence genome contains the following window.
CGGTACAGTTGCTCTCTTAATCCTCCAGATAGCGCTGATAATCGTCGCGGCGCTGAGATTAAAAGTTTTACAGTCGCGGGATTTACGTTTCCAGCGACGGAACGCGAACCTCGCTTTTCCTCGCGAGTTCCTGTTAAAGAGAACCCGCCTCTTAACGGTGTCGGAAACGGACGATTAGAGCCGCGTTTCGTGCCCTGCTCGCGCAACCAATTAGCTTCAGCTCGCGGTTAATACTAAAATCCACTTCGAACCGGTTCAGATTAAGTCCGTCGCTTTTCACGAGCAAACATTCGGGGCGCAATGTTTGTGCTGACGCGCGAAAGACGAAACAACATCGCACACTTCTTCGGTCAACAATTGACTTAACCGAGAAAAGATCTTTGCGAAATAGGGAATATACAAACGGTGTCGCGATAAGGAACACGCCGAATTtatgcagaattgttaaaattgaTTTGTGTTATCGATACGAAAGTAGGGAACTCTAACTTTTAAGTTATTTGGTTAATAAAAGTTActtcgattttttttaaacCTCTACTTTTTAAGTCATTGCCTTTTTAAATTCTTTACTTTGTAAGTACTCCAATGTGTAAGCTCTCTGTTTTGTATGCACTTCACTCTATAAGCTCTCTGCTCTGCAGGCACTTCACTTTGTAAGCTCTCTGCTTTGCAGGCACTTCACTTTGTAAGCTCTCTGCTTTGTAAGCACTTCACTCTATAAGCTTTCTGCTTTGTAAGCACTTCACTTTGTAAGCTCTCTACTTTGTGTGCATTTCACTTTGTAAGCTCTCTGCTTTGTAAGCACTTCACTCTGTAAGCTCTCTGCTTTGTAAGCACTTTACTTTGTAAGCACTTTACTCTATAAGCTCTCTGCTTTTTAAGCACTTCACTCTATAAGCTCTCTACTTTTTAAGCACTTCACTTTTTAAACTCTCTGCTTTATAAACACTTCACTTTGTAAGCACTCTGCTTTGTAAACACTCTACTTTGTAAGCTCTCTACTTTCTAAATCCTCTACCTTTTAAGTCCTCTACTTTTTAAGTCCTCTATTTGTCAATTCCTCTACTTTGTAAGTATTCTACATTAATACAAGTGACTTTGTGTTTTCTCCAAGTCTCCTAGTTCTTCTCATCGCTGCCCCTACATTTTTGAGCATTGCAACACAGAGAAGAAATGTAGAGAAAGGAGATCTTGTTCCATGTTGGTAAACGCGACGCGTCCCAACGATTCGACGCCGAATAGAGGATCGATGATCTCGAGCGAGTTGGCGACTCTCCATCGAAAGGCCTCTTCCCACGAAATCTCGAGCAGTCGGGAGCCAATACGACCGGGCGAACGTATTTGCATTCGCGGCCGATCTGCAATTCAATGCTGCCGATCGCAATCGTTCTTCCCGGGTATGCGCGTCGGACTTTCAGGTAACGAAGGAGTTCTTAGTTTCGCATTTAAATGCACGAACCAGCCGCCACACGACACGCCGCGCGTTTCTTAACCCCGAAAGCTCCGCCACCCTCGCCCTCGCGGAGCTGAGTAAAATTCGCGGGTTCTTTGTTTTTACATCATTGGAACGcaatcgcgatgaaaatttacaaatgaaaatattaaacttgAGAACTACCGATGATGAATGTGTACCAATTCCACCTGATCAAATATCTTTTGAAATTAGAAAGAAGAgggatcgaatattcgaataattgtcaTCGCGCGTATAAATCTCTGTCAAAATAATCAATTCGTCGAAATAATCTTCGTTTCGATAATCGTCAGCAAAAATTGCGGCTAAAGTCGGTACTTTACTAACGGTagtaataataacgatgataagatataaaaataaatataaacgaacGTAAAAGCAAGGCTCGCTTCCCGTGCTTTGAATTTTAAAGCGGTTCAAAATACTGTtaagtgtatttaattttatcttcCTGTAAGCCAGAACTCGGCTTTTGATCCATTAATCGCGGTACGAGGATTGTAGTTATTACGAATGATTATTTAATCGACGCGAGTCTGTACTTCGTAATGCAGCTTCGATCGATGTGACAGGGCGGCGGTCGAGGTAGaattaattggccgctcaaAGCCGCCGGACATCTACCCCCACCGCTCGAGTGCACGGTGCTGCGCGCGCAGCGTGCCTCGCGACCGAATCGATGCCTCCCCGATTGGGAAATTGAAACGAACTCGGACTTACACGTGCCCTCGCCGTCGACATCTATGCGCCAGCAATAACCCGGATTAACGAGCTTCCGGGAAGCGGTGGCCGGATACTTCCATCGAAGGGGTTTGCTACTTAGAGCCTCGTGGTCGGATTCTGCACGCTCGGTTTCGATGTTTACCGGACTCTGCCTGGAACCCGCCGCCATTGGGAACTTTGTCACCCATGTGCTGGGTCCTGTAACAAACAAAAAGGAACATAAGTATTATTCAATAATCAAAAATGTAACGAGACAAAAACATAAgtattttatcgaataaaaaatgtgaCGAAAAAGAAGGTAAGTATTATTATGGAATAAAAAATGTGATGAAAAAGAAGGTAAGTATTATTatggaataaaaaatgtaaaacagaAGAATGTAAGTATTATTatggaataaaaaatgtaaaaaaaagaaggtaAGTATTATTatggaataaaaaatgtaaaacagaAGAAGGTAAGTATTATTatggaataaaaaatgtaaaacaaagAAAGGTAAGTATTATAGGATaaaaaatgtaacgaaaaaAAAGGTAAGTGTTATtatagaataaaaaatgtaacaaaaaaaaaatgtaagtatCATTATAGAACGAAAAATCTGACGAAGGAAatataagtattatattattatagaattaaaAGTGGTATTATGTCGTGATCTACCATCTACAAGGTAAAGTATAATTAAAGTGCTTTTAAACCGTCTACTTGTTTGGTTAATCGTGCACGTGACAGATGCTTCAAGATTTTGATGAATTTGAGCGACACGTTGGAAGCCTGACTTGTCAACGGGCCATAAGTGGGATTTATTGTATCTTGTAAATGTTTACGTTGACTTTGCAGTTTGCTCGTATCAAGTTGATTTAGCATTGATGtttgtaaatatgtattttaagtATTTTGTTGATTGGAGTTTAATTCACCCGACATGTTATCTGTTCAATGTGTATTTGAATCAGGTTCGTAACACGTTCGAGACAAATTCAAGATACGTTCATTATACGTTCATAATGCGTTTACGACAGGCTCGAAATGCATTTACGACTCGTCTCGAGTAAATTCGAGTGCCATCGTTCGAAAttccggagaaacgtacaaaaattgaaaaaataaaattcgagtTAATTACGTCGCCTCGATGTGTCGCGTTATGGATTACTTTaagggtataaattttattgatttttaattccaACGCGATAACTCGCGCGACAAGGTTTCTACGATATTAAAACGATACCGAGTGCAACGAAGTATGGTAATGTTATAGTTATCTAacgcataaatattttatatcgtgCAAGTCACCGTATTTCGAAATGTGTAACGTTACGTTCAATGCGCCGTACAATCACGATAACATCGAAACCCGATTTGTAATCGTGACTTTGATTCGTAAACGAAATATCGATCGAGTAAGTGCatcgtcgtttaaaaaataatgaaaattatttagctTGACTTTCCTTCAGCGTGTAACAATTAGAAGTATCCGATCCACCACGCGTCAAGCATCCTAAAGATAGCATCGTTGACAATAAATTACTTAATCGCGTTTATGGAAACATGATTTTACGATTTACCGAGAGATAACGATCGTAAACGGTGACAGTGTACTCGAATGGCATTTTCTCGACACTTTGGTCACCTGATTCTCAGAGATCAGCGCAATTTTCATCCAAATAACAACGCACAAACGATGCACAGTAAAATTTTTCGTCGtataaaaaattcgaattcgaatcgtggaataaaataatacaaaataatacaaaatttaactGTACCATCGAACAAAGCGTACCTCAATTTTATATAGGTTATGTCTGCTAATTGCACGTAGTTAAGACGATCATAATTCTATTTATCGTCGCGAatgttattttacaatttcgaaccgcaaaaaaagaaacagaacaaCGTCCAAGAAATATATATCGAATAAATGTTATCTTTTCGGTTCGAATTAACCAAAACCATAACTTTGGACAAAGTGGTATACCGCTCCCGCCATTTTTAACGACAGATCCCGCGCTCTGTGATCAGAATTAATTCACAGAAACAATTAATAGTCgttaattagaaatattaacAGCACGCCAATGATAACGCCGCGAAGTGCAAGCGCAGATTATGCAACAGATAGCGCGCCAAAACAGCAACTATTCGTACCGACAATCGGGATAAATTATCGCCTACTTTAAGAAACTCATTATCATGGGCGTACGTCACGTGCCGCAACATAAACCTTTCCCCGTCGTGACACGCGATTCTGATATTGTTTCCGATAAAGTCGCAATTTAAACGTCCCGTGTCCTTCGATTACGTTCCCTCCGCAAGCTCGAAGGCACGAATCGCTgtttttcttattcttcttcttttttcttctttttttcttaccaCGTGGAAAGAGAAAGTTAAAATTACAGGACGTTACAAAATACTATTTTTCCGAAAAATTTATGCTTGGATGGAAAAATCGTGGATGGAAAATTTATGCTTGGATGAAAAAATCGTGGATAGAAAATTTATGCTTGGATGAAAAAATCGTGGATAGAAAATTTATGCTTGGATGAAAAAATCGTGGATAGAAAACTTAAGCTTGGATGGAAAAATCATGGATGGAA
Protein-coding sequences here:
- the LOC143145467 gene encoding uncharacterized protein LOC143145467, producing the protein MRHDTVVLVSRARHAEGSPRVGNSLLLTAELPIDSIQSPSSSHRCPYIFEHCNTEKKCRERRSCSMLVNATRPNDSTPNRGSMISSELATLHRKASSHEISSSREPIRPGERICIRGRSAIQCCRSQSFFPGMRVGLSGRRSR